The following are from one region of the Bactrocera oleae isolate idBacOlea1 chromosome 6, idBacOlea1, whole genome shotgun sequence genome:
- the Mes2 gene encoding uncharacterized protein Mes2 isoform X2 gives MDALRASLAFANPLDAYSARSATNTRTPKKSNTSASSLRSSPASSPSASPKSVNTTANIVPLLPTHSSGGSSCSSRSRLRVATPDSDTTGAGAGGGEMSVSGGSQIGAALDMKTKGSAASSVAPVTAAVELLQAAPTSQIQSQKIKKLVRRNASDKLRLIQMVHDNPILWDSRLPNFKGAEEEKNRAWEMIGKEFNAPGRRVARAFKSLRESYRRELAHVKLMGNGFKPKWSLYEAMDFLRDVIRERKGGSHAAEQAAIGLNLSAFSQHLNNNNNNSKSVMKLNALHSAFNESALNLSKCAPGLNMSHEDYYYYVKSEMDLSAAHAGSNGIGGSGGNAAVPIHPLPAHQTQHQQQQQLHSVAHDSRVSSTRNDSTTQHSNTFDDLDASSVRSGDEASIRNAEMSNQGSDEVEELEAIDADFPYPLILDANSPRSMSAAGGNGNIGGSGALKRKRRDLNGDGMDDGAADDEDDYEGQMMQQHRHLRQQNGSMSGGGGGVMNSCILDMPPPQTVREVLNSKFCGFISAKLNSMEDTEADNLMNKILMLLVQTQTSEAK, from the exons ATGGATGCGCTGAGAGCTAGCCTCGCTTTTGCCAATCCACTGGACGCATACTCAGCTAGAAGCGCAACAAATACAAGAACGCCCAAAAAGTCAAACACTTCGGCATCCTCATTGCGATCATCGCCAGCTTCCTCACCAAGTGCTTCCCCCAAATCTGTCAATACAACAGCAAACATTGTGCCGCTTTTGCCCACACACTCCTCAGGCGGTTCATCGTGCTCTTCACGGTCCAGATTACGCGTAGCAACCCCCGACTCGGATACGACTGGCGCTGGTGCTGGTGGTGGTGAAATGAGTGTGAGTGGTGGAAGTCAAATTGGCGCAGCGTTGGATATGAAGACAAAGGGCTCAGCAGCCTCCTCTGTGGCTCCCGTCACCGCTGCCGTTGAGCTATTGCAAGCGGCGCCAACTTCTCAGATTCAGtcgcagaaaataaaaaaat TGGTTCGCCGTAATGCCTCCGACAAGTTGCGCCTCATCCAAATGGTTCATGACAATCCGATACTTTGGGACTCGCGTCTGCCCAATTTTAAGGGTGCCGAAGAAGAGAAGAATCGCGCTTGGGAAATGATTGGCAAGGAGTTCAATGCGCCCGGGCGGCGTGTGGCGCGCGCCTTCAAATCTCTGCGTGAATCGTATCGTCGCGAGTTGGCGCATGTCAAATTGATGGGTAACGGTTTTAAGCCAAAGTGGAGTCTGTATGAAGCAATGGATTTCTTGCGCGATGTCATCAGAGAGAGAAA AGGCGGTTCGCACGCAGCTGAACAGGCGGCCATTGGCCTTAATTTGAGCGCTTTCTCGCAGcacttaaataataacaacaacaacagcaagtctGTAATGAAACTCAATGCATTGCATTCGGCTTTCAACGAGAGTGCACTGAATTTGTCGAAATGCGCACCAGGCCTGAACATGAGTCACGAAGACTACTATTATTATGTGAAATCAGAAATGGATCTGTCAGCGGCGCATGCGGGTAGCAACGGCATTGGTGGTAGTGGTGGCAATGCAGCAGTGCCCATACATCCACTGCCGGCGCACCAAACAcaacatcagcagcaacaacaattacacaGCGTTGCGCATGACAGCCGCGTCTCGTCCACGCGCAATGACAGCACCACGCAGCACAGCAACACTTTCGACGATCTTGATGCATCATCAGTACGCAGCGGCGACGAAGCCTCCATACGTAATGCGGAAATGAGCAATCAAGGTTCCGACGAGGTGGAGGAGCTAGAAGCCATAGATGCCGATTTTCCCTATCCCCTCATTCTCGACGCAAATTCGCCGCGTTCCATGAGCGCAGCAGGcggcaatggcaacattggtggcAGTGGCGCATTGAAACGTAAACGACGTGACCTCAACGGTGACGGCATGGACGACGGTGCTGCGGATGATGAAGACGACTACGAGGGCCAGATGATGCAGCAGCATCGTCATTTGCGCCAACAAAATGGCAGCATGAGCGGCGGTGGTGGCGGTGTCATGAATAGCTGTATACTGGATATGCCGCCGCCACAGACGGTGCGCGAGGTGTTGAACTCCAAATTTTGTGGCTTCATTTCGGCAAAACTCAATAGCATGGAAGACACGGAGGCGGATAATTTAATGAACAAAATACTCATGTTGTTGGTGCAGACGCAAACAAGCGAAGCCAAATAG
- the Mes2 gene encoding uncharacterized protein Mes2 isoform X6 — protein sequence MVHDNPILWDSRLPNFKGAEEEKNRAWEMIGKEFNAPGRRVARAFKSLRESYRRELAHVKLMGNGFKPKWSLYEAMDFLRDVIRERKGGSHAAEQAAIGLNLSAFSQHLNNNNNNSKSVMKLNALHSAFNESALNLSKCAPGLNMSHEDYYYYVKSEMDLSAAHAGSNGIGGSGGNAAVPIHPLPAHQTQHQQQQQLHSVAHDSRVSSTRNDSTTQHSNTFDDLDASSVRSGDEASIRNAEMSNQGSDEVEELEAIDADFPYPLILDANSPRSMSAAGGNGNIGGSGALKRKRRDLNGDGMDDGAADDEDDYEGQMMQQHRHLRQQNGSMSGGGGGVMNSCILDMPPPQTVREVLNSKFCGFISAKLNSMEDTEADNLMNKILMLLVQTQTSEAK from the exons ATGGTTCATGACAATCCGATACTTTGGGACTCGCGTCTGCCCAATTTTAAGGGTGCCGAAGAAGAGAAGAATCGCGCTTGGGAAATGATTGGCAAGGAGTTCAATGCGCCCGGGCGGCGTGTGGCGCGCGCCTTCAAATCTCTGCGTGAATCGTATCGTCGCGAGTTGGCGCATGTCAAATTGATGGGTAACGGTTTTAAGCCAAAGTGGAGTCTGTATGAAGCAATGGATTTCTTGCGCGATGTCATCAGAGAGAGAAA AGGCGGTTCGCACGCAGCTGAACAGGCGGCCATTGGCCTTAATTTGAGCGCTTTCTCGCAGcacttaaataataacaacaacaacagcaagtctGTAATGAAACTCAATGCATTGCATTCGGCTTTCAACGAGAGTGCACTGAATTTGTCGAAATGCGCACCAGGCCTGAACATGAGTCACGAAGACTACTATTATTATGTGAAATCAGAAATGGATCTGTCAGCGGCGCATGCGGGTAGCAACGGCATTGGTGGTAGTGGTGGCAATGCAGCAGTGCCCATACATCCACTGCCGGCGCACCAAACAcaacatcagcagcaacaacaattacacaGCGTTGCGCATGACAGCCGCGTCTCGTCCACGCGCAATGACAGCACCACGCAGCACAGCAACACTTTCGACGATCTTGATGCATCATCAGTACGCAGCGGCGACGAAGCCTCCATACGTAATGCGGAAATGAGCAATCAAGGTTCCGACGAGGTGGAGGAGCTAGAAGCCATAGATGCCGATTTTCCCTATCCCCTCATTCTCGACGCAAATTCGCCGCGTTCCATGAGCGCAGCAGGcggcaatggcaacattggtggcAGTGGCGCATTGAAACGTAAACGACGTGACCTCAACGGTGACGGCATGGACGACGGTGCTGCGGATGATGAAGACGACTACGAGGGCCAGATGATGCAGCAGCATCGTCATTTGCGCCAACAAAATGGCAGCATGAGCGGCGGTGGTGGCGGTGTCATGAATAGCTGTATACTGGATATGCCGCCGCCACAGACGGTGCGCGAGGTGTTGAACTCCAAATTTTGTGGCTTCATTTCGGCAAAACTCAATAGCATGGAAGACACGGAGGCGGATAATTTAATGAACAAAATACTCATGTTGTTGGTGCAGACGCAAACAAGCGAAGCCAAATAG
- the Mes2 gene encoding uncharacterized protein Mes2 isoform X1: MDALRASLAFANPLDAYSARSATNTRTPKKSNTSASSLRSSPASSPSASPKSVNTTANIVPLLPTHSSGGSSCSSRSRLRVATPDSDTTGAGAGGGEMSVSGGSQIGAALDMKTKGSAASSVAPVTAAVELLQAAPTSQIQSQKIKKCAFNKQNKSFTEVVDVNIKFSKITRGTARAVAGDATENNNNNHDKNNSNLTATLDSNFMEQKLLPTTTMFAPKLLRSCRSKRSPRLPQLYQQQQLQRQQKSVSLHQCHQKQRQQQLQKHTKCYVQKPKKYLNKKFRLEQERQFAEAEQLQQQQQQLYSSTKENFLLTLDLLAVVRRNASDKLRLIQMVHDNPILWDSRLPNFKGAEEEKNRAWEMIGKEFNAPGRRVARAFKSLRESYRRELAHVKLMGNGFKPKWSLYEAMDFLRDVIRERKGGSHAAEQAAIGLNLSAFSQHLNNNNNNSKSVMKLNALHSAFNESALNLSKCAPGLNMSHEDYYYYVKSEMDLSAAHAGSNGIGGSGGNAAVPIHPLPAHQTQHQQQQQLHSVAHDSRVSSTRNDSTTQHSNTFDDLDASSVRSGDEASIRNAEMSNQGSDEVEELEAIDADFPYPLILDANSPRSMSAAGGNGNIGGSGALKRKRRDLNGDGMDDGAADDEDDYEGQMMQQHRHLRQQNGSMSGGGGGVMNSCILDMPPPQTVREVLNSKFCGFISAKLNSMEDTEADNLMNKILMLLVQTQTSEAK, translated from the exons ATGGATGCGCTGAGAGCTAGCCTCGCTTTTGCCAATCCACTGGACGCATACTCAGCTAGAAGCGCAACAAATACAAGAACGCCCAAAAAGTCAAACACTTCGGCATCCTCATTGCGATCATCGCCAGCTTCCTCACCAAGTGCTTCCCCCAAATCTGTCAATACAACAGCAAACATTGTGCCGCTTTTGCCCACACACTCCTCAGGCGGTTCATCGTGCTCTTCACGGTCCAGATTACGCGTAGCAACCCCCGACTCGGATACGACTGGCGCTGGTGCTGGTGGTGGTGAAATGAGTGTGAGTGGTGGAAGTCAAATTGGCGCAGCGTTGGATATGAAGACAAAGGGCTCAGCAGCCTCCTCTGTGGCTCCCGTCACCGCTGCCGTTGAGCTATTGCAAGCGGCGCCAACTTCTCAGATTCAGtcgcagaaaataaaaaaatgtgcgtttaataaacaaaataagtcTTTTACTGAAGTTGtagatgtaaatataaaattttcgaaaattactcGAGGCACTGCACGAGCTGTTGCAGGCGACGCTaccgaaaacaataacaataaccatGATAAAAACAATAGTAATTTGACGGCAACGCTTGATAGTAACTTTATGGAGCAAAAGCTTTTGCCAACAACTACAATGTTTGCCCCGAAGTTACTTCGAAGTTGTCGCAGCAAAAGGAGTCCTAGACTACCGCAActatatcaacaacaacagctgcaacGACAACAAAAATCGGTGTCATTGCATCAGTGCCATCAAaagcagcggcaacaacaactacaaaaacacaCTAAATGTTACGTACAGAaaccgaaaaaatatttgaataagaaaTTTAGACTTGAACAAGAACGCCAATTTGCTGAAGCTGAACAGcttcaacaacagcaacagcaactttATTCGTcgacaaaagaaaattttttacttacgCTCGATTTACTTGCAGTGGTTCGCCGTAATGCCTCCGACAAGTTGCGCCTCATCCAAATGGTTCATGACAATCCGATACTTTGGGACTCGCGTCTGCCCAATTTTAAGGGTGCCGAAGAAGAGAAGAATCGCGCTTGGGAAATGATTGGCAAGGAGTTCAATGCGCCCGGGCGGCGTGTGGCGCGCGCCTTCAAATCTCTGCGTGAATCGTATCGTCGCGAGTTGGCGCATGTCAAATTGATGGGTAACGGTTTTAAGCCAAAGTGGAGTCTGTATGAAGCAATGGATTTCTTGCGCGATGTCATCAGAGAGAGAAA AGGCGGTTCGCACGCAGCTGAACAGGCGGCCATTGGCCTTAATTTGAGCGCTTTCTCGCAGcacttaaataataacaacaacaacagcaagtctGTAATGAAACTCAATGCATTGCATTCGGCTTTCAACGAGAGTGCACTGAATTTGTCGAAATGCGCACCAGGCCTGAACATGAGTCACGAAGACTACTATTATTATGTGAAATCAGAAATGGATCTGTCAGCGGCGCATGCGGGTAGCAACGGCATTGGTGGTAGTGGTGGCAATGCAGCAGTGCCCATACATCCACTGCCGGCGCACCAAACAcaacatcagcagcaacaacaattacacaGCGTTGCGCATGACAGCCGCGTCTCGTCCACGCGCAATGACAGCACCACGCAGCACAGCAACACTTTCGACGATCTTGATGCATCATCAGTACGCAGCGGCGACGAAGCCTCCATACGTAATGCGGAAATGAGCAATCAAGGTTCCGACGAGGTGGAGGAGCTAGAAGCCATAGATGCCGATTTTCCCTATCCCCTCATTCTCGACGCAAATTCGCCGCGTTCCATGAGCGCAGCAGGcggcaatggcaacattggtggcAGTGGCGCATTGAAACGTAAACGACGTGACCTCAACGGTGACGGCATGGACGACGGTGCTGCGGATGATGAAGACGACTACGAGGGCCAGATGATGCAGCAGCATCGTCATTTGCGCCAACAAAATGGCAGCATGAGCGGCGGTGGTGGCGGTGTCATGAATAGCTGTATACTGGATATGCCGCCGCCACAGACGGTGCGCGAGGTGTTGAACTCCAAATTTTGTGGCTTCATTTCGGCAAAACTCAATAGCATGGAAGACACGGAGGCGGATAATTTAATGAACAAAATACTCATGTTGTTGGTGCAGACGCAAACAAGCGAAGCCAAATAG
- the Mes2 gene encoding uncharacterized protein Mes2 isoform X4 — MEHRMRLAAVKRRQQQHQRTQRKLVRRNASDKLRLIQMVHDNPILWDSRLPNFKGAEEEKNRAWEMIGKEFNAPGRRVARAFKSLRESYRRELAHVKLMGNGFKPKWSLYEAMDFLRDVIRERKGGSHAAEQAAIGLNLSAFSQHLNNNNNNSKSVMKLNALHSAFNESALNLSKCAPGLNMSHEDYYYYVKSEMDLSAAHAGSNGIGGSGGNAAVPIHPLPAHQTQHQQQQQLHSVAHDSRVSSTRNDSTTQHSNTFDDLDASSVRSGDEASIRNAEMSNQGSDEVEELEAIDADFPYPLILDANSPRSMSAAGGNGNIGGSGALKRKRRDLNGDGMDDGAADDEDDYEGQMMQQHRHLRQQNGSMSGGGGGVMNSCILDMPPPQTVREVLNSKFCGFISAKLNSMEDTEADNLMNKILMLLVQTQTSEAK, encoded by the exons ATGGAACATCGTATGAGGCTAGCCGCTGTAAAACGACGACAGCAGCAACATCAGCGAACGCAAAGAAAAT TGGTTCGCCGTAATGCCTCCGACAAGTTGCGCCTCATCCAAATGGTTCATGACAATCCGATACTTTGGGACTCGCGTCTGCCCAATTTTAAGGGTGCCGAAGAAGAGAAGAATCGCGCTTGGGAAATGATTGGCAAGGAGTTCAATGCGCCCGGGCGGCGTGTGGCGCGCGCCTTCAAATCTCTGCGTGAATCGTATCGTCGCGAGTTGGCGCATGTCAAATTGATGGGTAACGGTTTTAAGCCAAAGTGGAGTCTGTATGAAGCAATGGATTTCTTGCGCGATGTCATCAGAGAGAGAAA AGGCGGTTCGCACGCAGCTGAACAGGCGGCCATTGGCCTTAATTTGAGCGCTTTCTCGCAGcacttaaataataacaacaacaacagcaagtctGTAATGAAACTCAATGCATTGCATTCGGCTTTCAACGAGAGTGCACTGAATTTGTCGAAATGCGCACCAGGCCTGAACATGAGTCACGAAGACTACTATTATTATGTGAAATCAGAAATGGATCTGTCAGCGGCGCATGCGGGTAGCAACGGCATTGGTGGTAGTGGTGGCAATGCAGCAGTGCCCATACATCCACTGCCGGCGCACCAAACAcaacatcagcagcaacaacaattacacaGCGTTGCGCATGACAGCCGCGTCTCGTCCACGCGCAATGACAGCACCACGCAGCACAGCAACACTTTCGACGATCTTGATGCATCATCAGTACGCAGCGGCGACGAAGCCTCCATACGTAATGCGGAAATGAGCAATCAAGGTTCCGACGAGGTGGAGGAGCTAGAAGCCATAGATGCCGATTTTCCCTATCCCCTCATTCTCGACGCAAATTCGCCGCGTTCCATGAGCGCAGCAGGcggcaatggcaacattggtggcAGTGGCGCATTGAAACGTAAACGACGTGACCTCAACGGTGACGGCATGGACGACGGTGCTGCGGATGATGAAGACGACTACGAGGGCCAGATGATGCAGCAGCATCGTCATTTGCGCCAACAAAATGGCAGCATGAGCGGCGGTGGTGGCGGTGTCATGAATAGCTGTATACTGGATATGCCGCCGCCACAGACGGTGCGCGAGGTGTTGAACTCCAAATTTTGTGGCTTCATTTCGGCAAAACTCAATAGCATGGAAGACACGGAGGCGGATAATTTAATGAACAAAATACTCATGTTGTTGGTGCAGACGCAAACAAGCGAAGCCAAATAG
- the Mes2 gene encoding uncharacterized protein Mes2 isoform X5, which translates to MVRRNASDKLRLIQMVHDNPILWDSRLPNFKGAEEEKNRAWEMIGKEFNAPGRRVARAFKSLRESYRRELAHVKLMGNGFKPKWSLYEAMDFLRDVIRERKGGSHAAEQAAIGLNLSAFSQHLNNNNNNSKSVMKLNALHSAFNESALNLSKCAPGLNMSHEDYYYYVKSEMDLSAAHAGSNGIGGSGGNAAVPIHPLPAHQTQHQQQQQLHSVAHDSRVSSTRNDSTTQHSNTFDDLDASSVRSGDEASIRNAEMSNQGSDEVEELEAIDADFPYPLILDANSPRSMSAAGGNGNIGGSGALKRKRRDLNGDGMDDGAADDEDDYEGQMMQQHRHLRQQNGSMSGGGGGVMNSCILDMPPPQTVREVLNSKFCGFISAKLNSMEDTEADNLMNKILMLLVQTQTSEAK; encoded by the exons A TGGTTCGCCGTAATGCCTCCGACAAGTTGCGCCTCATCCAAATGGTTCATGACAATCCGATACTTTGGGACTCGCGTCTGCCCAATTTTAAGGGTGCCGAAGAAGAGAAGAATCGCGCTTGGGAAATGATTGGCAAGGAGTTCAATGCGCCCGGGCGGCGTGTGGCGCGCGCCTTCAAATCTCTGCGTGAATCGTATCGTCGCGAGTTGGCGCATGTCAAATTGATGGGTAACGGTTTTAAGCCAAAGTGGAGTCTGTATGAAGCAATGGATTTCTTGCGCGATGTCATCAGAGAGAGAAA AGGCGGTTCGCACGCAGCTGAACAGGCGGCCATTGGCCTTAATTTGAGCGCTTTCTCGCAGcacttaaataataacaacaacaacagcaagtctGTAATGAAACTCAATGCATTGCATTCGGCTTTCAACGAGAGTGCACTGAATTTGTCGAAATGCGCACCAGGCCTGAACATGAGTCACGAAGACTACTATTATTATGTGAAATCAGAAATGGATCTGTCAGCGGCGCATGCGGGTAGCAACGGCATTGGTGGTAGTGGTGGCAATGCAGCAGTGCCCATACATCCACTGCCGGCGCACCAAACAcaacatcagcagcaacaacaattacacaGCGTTGCGCATGACAGCCGCGTCTCGTCCACGCGCAATGACAGCACCACGCAGCACAGCAACACTTTCGACGATCTTGATGCATCATCAGTACGCAGCGGCGACGAAGCCTCCATACGTAATGCGGAAATGAGCAATCAAGGTTCCGACGAGGTGGAGGAGCTAGAAGCCATAGATGCCGATTTTCCCTATCCCCTCATTCTCGACGCAAATTCGCCGCGTTCCATGAGCGCAGCAGGcggcaatggcaacattggtggcAGTGGCGCATTGAAACGTAAACGACGTGACCTCAACGGTGACGGCATGGACGACGGTGCTGCGGATGATGAAGACGACTACGAGGGCCAGATGATGCAGCAGCATCGTCATTTGCGCCAACAAAATGGCAGCATGAGCGGCGGTGGTGGCGGTGTCATGAATAGCTGTATACTGGATATGCCGCCGCCACAGACGGTGCGCGAGGTGTTGAACTCCAAATTTTGTGGCTTCATTTCGGCAAAACTCAATAGCATGGAAGACACGGAGGCGGATAATTTAATGAACAAAATACTCATGTTGTTGGTGCAGACGCAAACAAGCGAAGCCAAATAG
- the Mes2 gene encoding uncharacterized protein Mes2 isoform X3, with protein MEQKLLPTTTMFAPKLLRSCRSKRSPRLPQLYQQQQLQRQQKSVSLHQCHQKQRQQQLQKHTKLVRRNASDKLRLIQMVHDNPILWDSRLPNFKGAEEEKNRAWEMIGKEFNAPGRRVARAFKSLRESYRRELAHVKLMGNGFKPKWSLYEAMDFLRDVIRERKGGSHAAEQAAIGLNLSAFSQHLNNNNNNSKSVMKLNALHSAFNESALNLSKCAPGLNMSHEDYYYYVKSEMDLSAAHAGSNGIGGSGGNAAVPIHPLPAHQTQHQQQQQLHSVAHDSRVSSTRNDSTTQHSNTFDDLDASSVRSGDEASIRNAEMSNQGSDEVEELEAIDADFPYPLILDANSPRSMSAAGGNGNIGGSGALKRKRRDLNGDGMDDGAADDEDDYEGQMMQQHRHLRQQNGSMSGGGGGVMNSCILDMPPPQTVREVLNSKFCGFISAKLNSMEDTEADNLMNKILMLLVQTQTSEAK; from the exons ATGGAGCAAAAGCTTTTGCCAACAACTACAATGTTTGCCCCGAAGTTACTTCGAAGTTGTCGCAGCAAAAGGAGTCCTAGACTACCGCAActatatcaacaacaacagctgcaacGACAACAAAAATCGGTGTCATTGCATCAGTGCCATCAAaagcagcggcaacaacaactacaaaaacacaCTAAAT TGGTTCGCCGTAATGCCTCCGACAAGTTGCGCCTCATCCAAATGGTTCATGACAATCCGATACTTTGGGACTCGCGTCTGCCCAATTTTAAGGGTGCCGAAGAAGAGAAGAATCGCGCTTGGGAAATGATTGGCAAGGAGTTCAATGCGCCCGGGCGGCGTGTGGCGCGCGCCTTCAAATCTCTGCGTGAATCGTATCGTCGCGAGTTGGCGCATGTCAAATTGATGGGTAACGGTTTTAAGCCAAAGTGGAGTCTGTATGAAGCAATGGATTTCTTGCGCGATGTCATCAGAGAGAGAAA AGGCGGTTCGCACGCAGCTGAACAGGCGGCCATTGGCCTTAATTTGAGCGCTTTCTCGCAGcacttaaataataacaacaacaacagcaagtctGTAATGAAACTCAATGCATTGCATTCGGCTTTCAACGAGAGTGCACTGAATTTGTCGAAATGCGCACCAGGCCTGAACATGAGTCACGAAGACTACTATTATTATGTGAAATCAGAAATGGATCTGTCAGCGGCGCATGCGGGTAGCAACGGCATTGGTGGTAGTGGTGGCAATGCAGCAGTGCCCATACATCCACTGCCGGCGCACCAAACAcaacatcagcagcaacaacaattacacaGCGTTGCGCATGACAGCCGCGTCTCGTCCACGCGCAATGACAGCACCACGCAGCACAGCAACACTTTCGACGATCTTGATGCATCATCAGTACGCAGCGGCGACGAAGCCTCCATACGTAATGCGGAAATGAGCAATCAAGGTTCCGACGAGGTGGAGGAGCTAGAAGCCATAGATGCCGATTTTCCCTATCCCCTCATTCTCGACGCAAATTCGCCGCGTTCCATGAGCGCAGCAGGcggcaatggcaacattggtggcAGTGGCGCATTGAAACGTAAACGACGTGACCTCAACGGTGACGGCATGGACGACGGTGCTGCGGATGATGAAGACGACTACGAGGGCCAGATGATGCAGCAGCATCGTCATTTGCGCCAACAAAATGGCAGCATGAGCGGCGGTGGTGGCGGTGTCATGAATAGCTGTATACTGGATATGCCGCCGCCACAGACGGTGCGCGAGGTGTTGAACTCCAAATTTTGTGGCTTCATTTCGGCAAAACTCAATAGCATGGAAGACACGGAGGCGGATAATTTAATGAACAAAATACTCATGTTGTTGGTGCAGACGCAAACAAGCGAAGCCAAATAG